A genomic stretch from Pseudomonas alkylphenolica includes:
- a CDS encoding histone deacetylase family protein, which yields MPLPLIYHDDYSPAFPAEHRFPMDKFRLLRDHLVDSGLTTDQDLLRPQICPNDILALAHDRDYIERYMNGELSREDQRRLGLPWSEALARRTVRAVGGSLLAAEQALEHGIACHLAGGTHHAHYDHPAGFCIFNDLAVISHYLLEAGRVHKVLIFDCDVHQGDGTARILHNTPDAITVSLHCEQNFPARKAQSDWDIPLPRGMGDQAYLKVVEDALNYLLPMYRPDLVLYDAGVDVHKDDALGYLQLTDEGVAARDEHVLRQCLGRDIPVVGVIGGGYSKDRQALARRHGILHHSAKRVLGYSQ from the coding sequence ATGCCCCTGCCGCTGATCTACCACGACGACTACAGCCCGGCGTTTCCCGCCGAGCACCGCTTTCCGATGGACAAGTTCCGCCTGCTGCGCGATCACCTGGTCGACAGTGGACTGACCACCGACCAGGACTTGCTGCGCCCGCAGATCTGCCCCAACGATATCCTCGCCCTGGCCCATGACCGCGATTACATCGAACGCTACATGAATGGCGAGTTGTCACGCGAAGACCAGCGCCGCCTCGGCCTGCCCTGGAGCGAAGCCCTGGCCCGACGCACGGTAAGAGCGGTCGGCGGCTCGCTGCTGGCCGCCGAACAGGCCCTGGAGCATGGCATCGCCTGTCACCTGGCCGGCGGCACTCACCACGCCCACTACGACCATCCCGCCGGCTTTTGCATCTTCAACGACCTGGCGGTGATCAGCCACTACCTGCTGGAAGCCGGACGGGTGCACAAGGTGCTGATCTTCGACTGCGACGTGCACCAGGGCGATGGCACCGCGCGGATTCTCCACAACACCCCCGACGCCATCACCGTGTCCTTGCACTGCGAGCAGAACTTCCCGGCACGCAAGGCCCAGAGCGACTGGGATATCCCCTTGCCCCGCGGCATGGGCGATCAGGCCTATCTGAAAGTGGTAGAGGACGCCCTCAACTACCTGTTGCCGATGTACCGCCCGGACCTGGTGCTGTATGACGCTGGCGTCGATGTGCACAAGGACGACGCCCTGGGGTATCTGCAACTGACCGATGAAGGCGTCGCAGCCCGTGATGAGCATGTCCTGCGCCAGTGCCTGGGGCGCGATATCCCGGTGGTCGGGGTGATCGGTGGCGGCTACAGCAAGGACCGCCAGGCCCTGGCACGCCGCCATGGCATCCTTCATCACAGCGCCAAGCGGGTACTGGGTTACTCACAATGA
- a CDS encoding EamA family transporter, translating to MLASWTFWAVLSAIFAALTAIFAKVGISGINSDFATLLRTVVVLISLALILYATGQYQSLASISPRSYLFLVLSGLATGASWICYFRALQLGQASQVAPVDKLSVVLVAVLGVTLLGEKLDLRQWAGISLVTLGVVMLAWR from the coding sequence ATGCTGGCTTCCTGGACGTTCTGGGCTGTTCTCTCGGCTATCTTCGCAGCGCTGACTGCGATCTTTGCCAAAGTCGGCATCAGCGGTATCAATTCCGACTTCGCCACCTTGCTGCGTACCGTGGTGGTACTGATCAGCCTGGCGCTGATTCTCTACGCCACCGGGCAGTACCAGTCACTGGCTTCGATTTCGCCGCGCAGCTACCTGTTTCTGGTGCTGTCCGGGCTGGCCACCGGGGCTTCCTGGATCTGCTACTTCCGCGCACTGCAATTGGGCCAGGCGTCTCAGGTTGCCCCTGTGGATAAACTCAGCGTGGTGCTGGTCGCCGTGCTGGGGGTGACCCTGCTCGGCGAGAAGCTCGATCTACGTCAGTGGGCGGGTATCAGCCTGGTCACTCTGGGCGTAGTGATGCTGGCATGGCGTTGA
- a CDS encoding TIGR03862 family flavoprotein, which produces MTDTPATHRPHVVIIGGGPAGLMAAEVLGQAGVAVDLYDAMPSVGRKFLLAGVGGMNITHSEPYPAFISRYAERSAEIAGLLEGFDADALRQWIHDLGIETFVGSSGRVFPREMKAAPLLRAWLKRLRDTGVVIHTRHRWLGWNADGSLRVAYPQGELTLKPAATLLALGGGSWARLGSDAAWLPWLVDKGVQVAPLQAANSGFEVHAWSDLLKDKFAGAPLKNIALSLAGQAPRLGECIVTAQGLEGSLVYAWSAQIREAINRAGSATVLLDLLPNRTVDNIQKALAKPRGSRSMAKHLHSQLGLDGVKAALLRELTDAQSFADSALLAQAIKALPIVLVRPRPLDEAISSAGGVMFEAMDQRLMLKALPGVFCAGEMLDWEAPTGGYLLTACFASGRKAGLGVLDWLKN; this is translated from the coding sequence ATGACCGACACCCCCGCCACCCACCGCCCACACGTTGTCATTATCGGAGGCGGGCCGGCCGGGTTGATGGCCGCCGAAGTGCTCGGCCAGGCCGGGGTCGCGGTGGATCTGTACGACGCCATGCCTTCGGTAGGACGCAAATTCCTCCTGGCCGGGGTCGGTGGCATGAACATCACCCATTCCGAACCCTACCCGGCGTTCATTTCCCGTTATGCCGAGCGCAGCGCTGAAATCGCCGGATTGCTCGAAGGCTTCGACGCCGACGCCCTGCGCCAGTGGATTCACGATCTGGGCATCGAAACCTTTGTCGGCAGCTCTGGCCGGGTCTTTCCCCGTGAGATGAAAGCCGCCCCGCTGCTGCGCGCCTGGCTCAAGCGCCTGCGCGATACCGGGGTAGTTATCCACACCCGTCACCGCTGGCTTGGCTGGAATGCCGATGGCAGCTTGCGTGTGGCTTATCCACAGGGCGAACTGACGCTCAAGCCTGCTGCCACCCTTCTGGCCTTAGGTGGCGGCAGCTGGGCACGCCTGGGTTCTGATGCAGCCTGGTTGCCCTGGCTTGTGGATAAAGGCGTACAGGTCGCGCCGTTACAGGCCGCCAACAGCGGATTCGAGGTGCATGCCTGGAGCGATCTGCTCAAGGACAAGTTCGCTGGCGCACCGCTGAAAAACATCGCCCTGAGCCTTGCAGGTCAGGCGCCGCGCCTGGGTGAGTGCATTGTCACTGCGCAAGGGCTGGAGGGCAGCCTGGTGTATGCCTGGTCGGCGCAGATCCGTGAAGCGATCAACCGTGCAGGCAGCGCCACGGTGTTGCTCGACCTGTTGCCCAATCGCACTGTGGATAACATTCAGAAGGCTTTGGCCAAGCCACGCGGCTCACGTTCGATGGCCAAGCACCTGCACAGCCAGTTGGGCCTGGACGGGGTCAAGGCGGCGTTGCTGCGCGAGCTGACCGATGCGCAGAGCTTTGCCGACTCGGCGTTACTGGCCCAGGCAATCAAGGCCCTGCCGATTGTGCTGGTGCGCCCTCGCCCGCTGGATGAAGCGATCAGCAGCGCCGGTGGGGTTATGTTTGAGGCGATGGATCAGCGTTTGATGCTCAAGGCGCTGCCGGGGGTGTTTTGTGCCGGCGAGATGCTCGACTGGGAGGCGCCGACCGGGGGGTATCTGTTGACGGCGTGTTTTGCCAGTGGGCGCAAAGCGGGGCTTGGGGTTCTCGACTGGCTGAAAAACTGA
- a CDS encoding DEAD/DEAH box helicase → MTFAKLGLIEPLLRALERLDYNTPTPVQAQAIPAVLAGRDLMAAAQTGTGKTAGFALPLLQRLTLEGAKVASNSVRALVLVPTRELAEQVHSNIREYAEHLPLSTYAVYGGVSINPQMMKLRKGIDLLVATPGRLLDLFRQNAVKFNQLQALVLDEADRMLDLGFAEELRAVYAALPARRQTLLFSATFSDEIRQLAAQTLNDPLSIEVSPRNVTASTVKQWIVPVDKKRKPELFSHLMRKQRWKQVLVFAKTRNGVDQLVERLRGQGVNADGIHGDKPQATRQRALDSFKAREIQILVATDVAARGLDIDDLPLVVNFDLPIVAEDYIHRIGRTGRKGNSGEAISLVCADEVQLLSAIETLTRKTLPRHEEPDFIPDHKVPMTDASGQVLKKPKKPKKPKESSGKRTLGRWMDSGDTPAAAPAAKPVRKVPTFNTGPRKRKP, encoded by the coding sequence ATGACATTCGCCAAACTCGGCCTGATTGAACCCTTGCTGCGCGCGCTTGAGCGCCTGGACTACAACACCCCGACGCCAGTCCAGGCCCAGGCCATCCCTGCCGTGCTGGCCGGGCGCGACCTGATGGCCGCAGCCCAGACCGGTACCGGCAAGACCGCAGGCTTCGCCCTGCCGCTGTTGCAGCGCCTGACCCTGGAAGGCGCCAAGGTTGCCAGCAACTCGGTGCGCGCGCTGGTGCTGGTTCCGACCCGCGAGCTGGCCGAACAGGTGCACAGCAACATCCGTGAATACGCCGAACACCTGCCGCTGAGCACCTATGCGGTCTACGGTGGCGTCAGCATCAACCCGCAGATGATGAAACTGCGCAAGGGCATCGACCTGCTGGTGGCAACACCTGGGCGCCTGCTCGATCTGTTCCGTCAGAACGCGGTGAAATTCAATCAGCTTCAGGCGTTGGTACTCGACGAAGCTGACCGCATGCTCGACCTGGGCTTTGCCGAAGAGCTGCGTGCGGTGTATGCCGCCTTGCCGGCACGGCGGCAGACCTTGCTGTTCTCGGCGACCTTTTCCGACGAAATCCGCCAACTGGCCGCGCAGACCCTGAATGATCCGTTGAGCATCGAAGTCAGCCCGCGCAACGTCACTGCCAGCACGGTCAAGCAGTGGATCGTCCCGGTGGACAAGAAGCGCAAGCCAGAGCTATTCAGCCACCTGATGCGCAAGCAGCGCTGGAAGCAGGTGCTGGTGTTCGCCAAGACGCGCAACGGTGTCGATCAACTGGTCGAGCGTCTGCGCGGTCAGGGCGTGAACGCCGATGGCATCCATGGCGACAAACCCCAGGCGACCCGCCAGCGTGCCCTGGACAGTTTCAAGGCGCGAGAGATCCAGATCCTCGTAGCCACCGATGTGGCGGCACGCGGCCTGGACATTGACGACCTGCCGCTGGTGGTCAACTTCGACCTGCCGATCGTGGCTGAAGACTATATCCACCGTATTGGCCGCACCGGTCGTAAAGGCAACAGCGGCGAGGCGATCTCGCTGGTGTGCGCCGATGAAGTGCAGCTGCTATCGGCTATTGAAACCCTGACCCGCAAGACCTTGCCGCGCCATGAAGAACCGGATTTCATTCCTGATCACAAGGTGCCGATGACCGATGCCAGCGGGCAGGTGCTGAAGAAGCCGAAGAAACCGAAGAAGCCCAAGGAAAGTAGCGGCAAGCGTACATTGGGTCGCTGGATGGACAGTGGCGATACGCCGGCAGCAGCGCCTGCGGCCAAACCGGTGCGCAAGGTGCCAACCTTCAATACCGGGCCGCGCAAGCGTAAGCCTTGA